The following coding sequences lie in one Gemmatimonadota bacterium genomic window:
- a CDS encoding Uma2 family endonuclease has translation MSMPLTSYYSAEDVRALPDDGNRYETVHGELLVTPAPGGKHQFVLGRLRYALDTYLRAHGIEDLLVSPADISFGDDTLVQPDLFVADLAGFTQTWRWSDIRTLYLSVEVLSPSSSRADRFTKRRLYQEQGVPTYWIVDLDQQLVEVWTPDARFPVIERERLEWRHPGIATPCSIELERLFAGG, from the coding sequence ATGTCCATGCCGCTCACGAGCTATTACAGCGCCGAGGATGTTCGCGCCCTTCCGGACGACGGGAATCGCTACGAAACCGTTCACGGCGAGCTGCTGGTGACTCCTGCGCCCGGCGGCAAGCATCAGTTCGTCCTCGGGCGATTGCGGTACGCGCTCGATACGTATCTGCGCGCGCACGGCATTGAGGACTTGCTCGTCTCACCTGCCGACATCTCGTTCGGCGACGACACCCTGGTACAGCCCGACCTCTTCGTGGCGGACCTCGCCGGGTTCACCCAGACGTGGCGCTGGAGTGATATCCGGACGCTGTATCTCTCCGTCGAAGTGCTCTCCCCCTCGAGTAGCCGCGCCGATCGCTTCACCAAGCGCCGACTCTACCAGGAGCAGGGAGTGCCGACCTACTGGATCGTGGATCTCGATCAGCAGCTGGTCGAAGTCTGGACCCCCGATGCTCGGTTCCCCGTCATCGAGCGCGAGCGGCTGGAGTGGCGGCATCCGGGTATTGCGACCCCGTGCAGCATAGAACTCGAGCGTCTCTTCGCGGGCGGGTAG
- a CDS encoding SGNH/GDSL hydrolase family protein, which translates to MPSRREFISVSAVAMAATRWSIPRLEARGTVKTILFQGDSITDAGRNRAKTGANDIAGLGNGYPLLLAAELRERNPAADLQVLNRGISGHRVPDLAARWQADTIALAPDLLSILIGVNDIWHTRNKNYDGTPAKYESGYNELLANTRSALPQIRLVVMEPFVLRVGAVDDTWFPEFDHYRAAAKRVAKSAGATFVPLHDYLTDLAKKSGPAYWAADGVHPTLAGHQAIAAQWMRVVKMG; encoded by the coding sequence ATGCCATCCCGTCGCGAATTCATCTCCGTATCTGCCGTCGCCATGGCAGCGACCCGCTGGTCGATTCCCCGACTCGAGGCGCGCGGCACCGTGAAGACCATCCTCTTTCAGGGCGATTCGATCACCGACGCCGGTCGCAATCGCGCGAAGACCGGCGCGAACGACATCGCTGGCCTCGGCAATGGCTATCCCCTGCTCCTCGCGGCCGAACTTCGCGAGCGGAACCCGGCGGCGGATCTTCAGGTGCTCAATCGCGGCATCAGTGGGCATCGGGTGCCCGACCTGGCTGCGCGCTGGCAGGCCGATACCATCGCGCTGGCGCCGGATCTCCTGTCGATCCTGATCGGCGTCAACGACATCTGGCACACACGCAACAAGAACTACGACGGCACGCCAGCCAAGTACGAGTCGGGCTACAACGAGCTACTCGCGAATACGCGCAGCGCGTTGCCACAGATCCGGCTCGTCGTGATGGAGCCGTTCGTCCTGCGCGTCGGGGCCGTGGATGACACCTGGTTTCCGGAGTTCGATCACTACCGCGCCGCGGCGAAGCGGGTCGCGAAGAGTGCCGGGGCGACGTTCGTGCCGCTGCACGACTATCTCACTGATCTCGCGAAGAAGTCCGGGCCGGCATACTGGGCGGCCGACGGCGTCCATCCGACGCTTGCCGGGCATCAGGCGATTGCGGCGCAGTGGATGAGGGTCGTGAAAATGGGGTGA